In a genomic window of Pontibacter liquoris:
- a CDS encoding ABC transporter permease, which translates to MIRHSLLLIYRNFKRFKSTFFINMIGLSTSLACVLLIFLWVNDEVHTDSFHEKNSRLFQVMENQQHAENIVTTGMTAGLVAETLPQEMPEVELATAVMHHSWFPKFILSAAGDQKVKAVGQFASKDFFGVFSYGLVQGDKDQVLSAKNAMMISEALALKLFHTTQNVVGRVVAWELPGLKKQVVISGVFKGTPAGSSEQFDFILSFDAWKGISPSVLDWGNDGTNTYVVLKEGTNLAQFNQKIAGYIKQKNGGANRQVFLRPYADGYLYGQYENGVQAGGRITYVRLFSIIAVFILVIACINFMNLSTAKASRRIKEVGIKKAMGASRKSLVFHYLGESMLTAFASLLIALMLVELLLAPFSNLTGKQLTHSFHTPFLLVAIGMALLTGLLAGSYPALYLSGFKPAAVLRGRLHSFGGELWARKGLVVFQFTTSVIMIIAVFVVYKQIKYVQHKNMGYEKDNVIYFDLAEKLNESREAFLAEVKKVPGIVNASSIDRRIIGSHNTTGGLSWAGKKPDEVVAFEIVGVNYGLLETLDIKVKEGRAFSSDFATDTAKIIFNEAAITAMGLQDPVGKTVKLWGTNLEILGVVKDFNFQSLHETVKPLFIRLQPRNTSIVMIRMEAGKEKEAIARVRNLYATFNPGLPFDYTFLDEDYQAQYAAEQHVSALSRYFAGLAILISCLGLFGLAAFTAERRRKEIGVRKVLGATELQIVYLLSADFTKLVLVSILIALPISYLLVKNWLDSFAYKIALEPGYFIGAGVLALLLAWLTVGMQAAKAASVNPSQCLKEE; encoded by the coding sequence AAAGTACGTTCTTCATCAACATGATCGGGCTTTCTACCAGCTTAGCCTGTGTCTTGCTTATTTTTCTGTGGGTGAATGACGAGGTGCATACCGATTCTTTTCATGAAAAGAATAGCCGGCTTTTTCAGGTAATGGAAAACCAGCAGCACGCAGAGAACATTGTTACGACCGGCATGACGGCTGGGCTGGTGGCAGAAACGCTGCCGCAAGAAATGCCTGAAGTGGAATTGGCAACTGCCGTTATGCACCATTCCTGGTTTCCAAAGTTCATCCTTTCTGCTGCCGGGGATCAGAAAGTTAAGGCGGTGGGACAGTTTGCTAGTAAAGATTTTTTTGGTGTTTTCTCCTACGGCCTTGTACAGGGAGACAAAGACCAGGTGCTTTCTGCTAAGAATGCCATGATGATATCGGAAGCACTGGCCCTGAAACTATTTCATACTACCCAAAATGTGGTAGGCAGGGTGGTAGCCTGGGAACTGCCAGGTTTAAAAAAGCAGGTCGTCATTTCTGGCGTATTTAAAGGCACGCCAGCTGGTTCCTCGGAGCAATTCGATTTTATACTGTCCTTTGATGCATGGAAGGGCATTTCGCCATCCGTTTTGGATTGGGGAAATGATGGAACCAACACCTATGTGGTTTTGAAAGAAGGCACGAACCTGGCGCAATTCAACCAAAAAATTGCCGGGTATATAAAGCAAAAAAACGGCGGGGCTAATCGCCAGGTATTCCTTAGACCTTATGCCGATGGCTACCTGTATGGCCAGTATGAAAACGGTGTGCAGGCAGGAGGCCGCATAACATACGTCCGGCTCTTTTCGATTATCGCGGTTTTCATTCTTGTTATTGCCTGCATTAATTTTATGAATCTTTCCACGGCTAAAGCCTCTCGCAGGATCAAAGAGGTAGGCATAAAAAAAGCGATGGGTGCCAGCCGAAAATCCTTGGTCTTCCACTACCTGGGCGAGTCTATGCTCACAGCCTTTGCCTCGCTGCTTATTGCCCTGATGCTGGTAGAATTGCTACTTGCCCCTTTCAGCAACCTGACAGGGAAACAGCTCACGCATTCCTTTCATACTCCTTTCCTACTTGTGGCCATCGGTATGGCGCTGCTCACCGGGCTGCTGGCGGGTAGTTACCCGGCCTTGTACCTCTCCGGCTTTAAACCGGCAGCTGTGCTGCGGGGCAGGTTACATTCCTTCGGGGGCGAACTATGGGCCCGCAAAGGGTTAGTGGTGTTTCAGTTCACGACCTCCGTTATTATGATCATAGCTGTTTTTGTGGTATACAAACAAATAAAGTATGTGCAGCACAAAAACATGGGTTATGAAAAAGACAATGTGATTTACTTTGATCTGGCGGAAAAGCTAAATGAAAGCCGGGAGGCGTTTTTAGCAGAAGTAAAAAAGGTGCCGGGAATTGTGAATGCCTCCAGTATTGACCGGCGCATCATAGGCAGCCACAACACCACGGGCGGCCTGAGTTGGGCAGGAAAAAAGCCGGATGAAGTAGTGGCATTCGAAATTGTGGGGGTGAACTATGGCCTGCTGGAAACGCTGGATATAAAAGTGAAGGAGGGACGGGCCTTTTCGAGTGACTTTGCTACTGATACGGCAAAGATTATTTTCAACGAAGCCGCCATTACAGCGATGGGGCTCCAGGATCCGGTCGGCAAAACAGTCAAGCTTTGGGGTACCAACCTGGAGATACTGGGGGTAGTAAAGGATTTTAATTTTCAGTCGCTCCATGAAACGGTAAAGCCCTTGTTTATCAGGCTCCAACCCCGCAATACAAGTATAGTGATGATTCGGATGGAAGCCGGAAAGGAAAAAGAAGCGATAGCCCGTGTCCGGAACTTGTACGCCACCTTTAATCCTGGCTTGCCATTCGATTATACCTTTCTGGATGAAGATTACCAGGCGCAGTATGCCGCAGAACAGCATGTTTCCGCCTTATCCCGCTACTTTGCCGGTTTGGCCATCCTGATCTCCTGCCTGGGCCTGTTTGGACTGGCAGCCTTTACAGCTGAAAGAAGGCGGAAAGAAATCGGGGTTCGGAAGGTGTTGGGCGCAACAGAGTTACAGATCGTCTACTTATTGTCTGCGGACTTCACCAAACTAGTGCTGGTCTCTATTCTGATAGCACTGCCCATAAGTTACCTGCTCGTGAAAAATTGGCTGGATAGCTTTGCCTATAAAATAGCGCTGGAACCAGGGTATTTTATAGGTGCGGGCGTTCTTGCTTTGCTCTTAGCCTGGCTTACGGTAGGTATGCAGGCGGCAAAAGCTGCCAGTGTAAACCCTTCCCAATGTCTGAAGGAGGAGTAG